In Helicobacter bilis, a genomic segment contains:
- a CDS encoding type III pantothenate kinase: MASIVLCDIGNSFLHFYYAGRIWRENPNNISLKKPHIPIYYISVNPNFEKKLLDSHKTCINLEKFIQLQGVYQGLGIDRKAACKAISNGVIVDAGSAITIDIMEDNQHVGGYILPGISSYQHLYQCISPALHVPLDLSVNLYAPPRSTKEAISFGILKSIILMLKHTTQTKKMYFTGGDGKFFAKYFENSIFDNTLIFKGMQQALKENNII, translated from the coding sequence ATGGCAAGCATTGTTTTATGTGATATAGGCAATTCTTTTTTGCATTTTTATTATGCAGGTAGAATCTGGCGAGAGAATCCAAATAATATTTCTCTAAAAAAGCCTCATATTCCAATCTACTACATTAGCGTAAATCCAAACTTTGAAAAAAAGCTATTAGATTCTCATAAAACTTGCATTAATCTTGAAAAATTCATACAGCTACAAGGCGTATATCAAGGCTTAGGGATTGATAGAAAAGCAGCATGTAAAGCCATTAGCAATGGGGTAATCGTTGATGCAGGAAGTGCTATCACTATTGATATTATGGAGGATAATCAGCATGTAGGTGGCTACATTCTGCCCGGCATAAGCTCATATCAGCATCTCTATCAGTGTATATCCCCTGCCCTACATGTCCCACTTGATTTAAGTGTGAATCTATACGCACCACCACGCAGCACAAAAGAGGCAATAAGCTTTGGAATCTTAAAAAGCATCATACTCATGCTAAAGCATACTACACAAACCAAAAAAATGTATTTTACAGGTGGTGATGGTAAATTTTTTGCTAAATATTTTGAAAACAGCATATTTGATAATACCTTGATTTTCAAAGGTATGCAACAAGCCCTAAAAGAAAATAATATAATTTAA
- a CDS encoding tyrosine-type recombinase/integrase — protein MQYTTLHDIKRVITIFENSINKASNKANANNKASNANNTSKDLLVSDSTCKGLYLYLRQNKQGISKAFIFKYKSSNRIYKLTIGQYPHISLDKARDITTEYNSILQSLEFKEKGLSLKDYLQYMQDKDKNAKLTFKHVFNEWIEKQSIRETTKKQYIHQSKPLLKVFGNKLIQDITKNDILEFLQSYQVRKKLNICYQLYRALKRVFDYCIAYDYIEYSVCDRIKYKIIFKLPKTKHHKAILEKDLKDFVIYSNKALFNDLDIHKHNDNFTKYKTLEYRFYKLHTTNLCKYRI, from the coding sequence ATGCAATATACAACACTACATGATATAAAAAGGGTTATAACAATCTTTGAAAATAGCATTAACAAAGCAAGTAATAAAGCTAATGCTAATAACAAAGCAAGTAATGCAAATAATACAAGTAAAGATTTATTAGTAAGTGATAGCACTTGCAAGGGTTTATATCTTTACTTAAGACAAAACAAGCAGGGCATATCTAAGGCTTTTATATTTAAATATAAATCTAGCAATAGAATATATAAGCTTACAATAGGACAATATCCACATATAAGCCTTGATAAAGCAAGGGATATAACAACAGAATATAATTCTATATTGCAAAGCTTAGAATTTAAAGAAAAAGGATTAAGCCTTAAAGACTACTTGCAATACATGCAAGATAAAGATAAAAATGCAAAGCTTACTTTTAAGCATGTATTTAATGAATGGATAGAAAAACAAAGCATAAGAGAAACTACAAAAAAGCAATATATACACCAATCAAAGCCGCTTTTAAAAGTGTTTGGTAATAAGCTAATACAAGATATTACTAAAAATGATATTTTAGAGTTTTTGCAAAGCTATCAAGTAAGAAAAAAATTAAATATATGTTACCAACTATACAGGGCGTTAAAGCGTGTATTTGATTATTGCATAGCTTATGATTACATAGAGTATAGTGTATGTGATAGGATTAAATATAAGATAATATTTAAATTACCTAAAACAAAACACCATAAAGCAATACTTGAAAAAGATTTAAAAGACTTTGTTATATATAGCAATAAAGCCTTATTTAATGATTTAGATATACATAAACATAATGATAATTTTACAAAATACAAAACGCTAGAGTATAGATTCTATAAATTACACACCACAAATCTTTGCAAATATAGAATCTAG
- the hisG gene encoding ATP phosphoribosyltransferase, translating into MLTIALPKGRIADETLSLFAKILNKKIQFDDRKLVLKDENFTFLLVRNQDVPTYVHYGAADLGVVGLDVLEEHKDIDVARLLNLQIGKCKVVLGSECGKPINYLKPRIKIATKMTNITQNFFSARAIAVDVIKLYGSIELAPLVNLADGIVDIVETGSTMKQNNLQIDEVIMESSAYLIANTNSFFANKNKILQLQEHLAKIL; encoded by the coding sequence ATGCTTACGATCGCACTTCCAAAGGGAAGAATAGCAGATGAGACCTTATCGCTTTTTGCAAAGATTCTCAATAAAAAAATACAATTTGATGACAGAAAACTCGTTTTAAAAGATGAGAATTTCACATTTTTACTTGTGAGAAATCAAGATGTGCCAACCTATGTGCATTATGGAGCAGCAGACTTAGGCGTCGTAGGGCTTGATGTGCTTGAAGAACACAAAGATATTGATGTCGCAAGGCTATTAAATCTTCAAATCGGTAAATGCAAAGTCGTACTTGGGAGTGAATGTGGCAAACCTATAAACTATCTCAAACCCCGCATAAAAATCGCTACAAAAATGACAAACATTACCCAAAACTTCTTTTCTGCCCGTGCTATCGCCGTTGATGTTATAAAACTTTATGGCTCGATAGAGCTTGCCCCATTAGTCAATCTTGCAGATGGAATCGTAGATATAGTGGAAACAGGCAGCACCATGAAGCAAAATAATCTACAAATAGATGAAGTCATCATGGAATCAAGCGCCTATCTAATCGCAAACACAAATAGCTTTTTTGCCAATAAAAACAAAATCTTACAACTACAAGAGCATTTAGCAAAAATACTATAA
- the metK gene encoding methionine adenosyltransferase has product MKKSFLFTSESVTEGHPDKMADQISDAVLDYIIERDKNARVACETLVSNGFCVIAGELKTSVYAPMQEIARKVVQEIGYTDALYGFDYRSAAVLNGIGEQSPDINQGVDRADGEIGAGDQGLMFGYACRETPSLMPLPIWLSHRITEGLAVKRKDGTLPFLRPDGKSQVTVRYEDGKPVSIDTIVISTQHSPETQQSHLKDSVIEEIVQKVIPQEYLNDNIRYFVNPTGKFVIGGPQGDAGLTGRKIIVDTYGGSCPHGGGAFSGKDPSKVDRSAAYAARYVAKNLVASGVCDKAVVQVAYAIGVVEPVSILVDTQGTGKVEDSVLTECVKKVFRLTPKGIIESLDLLRPIYRKTAAYGHFGRELPEFSWEKTDKVEEIREFCGMK; this is encoded by the coding sequence ATGAAAAAATCATTTCTTTTCACTTCAGAATCTGTAACTGAAGGACATCCAGACAAAATGGCAGACCAAATCAGTGATGCGGTGCTTGACTACATCATTGAGCGGGATAAAAATGCGCGTGTAGCGTGTGAGACGCTTGTAAGCAATGGCTTTTGTGTCATCGCAGGCGAGCTAAAGACAAGCGTATATGCCCCTATGCAAGAAATCGCTAGAAAAGTCGTGCAAGAAATCGGCTACACAGACGCGCTTTATGGCTTTGACTACCGCAGCGCAGCAGTGCTAAATGGCATTGGTGAGCAAAGCCCAGATATTAATCAAGGCGTAGATAGAGCCGATGGCGAGATAGGTGCGGGCGATCAAGGGCTTATGTTTGGCTATGCCTGCCGTGAGACGCCTTCTCTTATGCCCCTACCCATTTGGCTCTCTCACCGCATTACAGAGGGCTTAGCAGTAAAACGCAAAGATGGCACGCTACCTTTTTTACGCCCAGATGGCAAGTCTCAAGTTACTGTGCGTTATGAAGATGGCAAACCTGTAAGTATTGATACAATCGTTATCTCAACGCAGCACAGCCCAGAGACACAGCAAAGCCATTTGAAAGATTCAGTCATTGAAGAAATCGTGCAAAAGGTAATCCCACAAGAGTATTTAAACGATAATATCCGCTATTTTGTCAATCCCACAGGCAAATTTGTCATCGGCGGACCACAAGGCGATGCAGGGCTAACCGGACGAAAAATCATCGTGGATACTTATGGCGGGAGCTGTCCGCACGGAGGTGGGGCATTTAGCGGGAAAGACCCTAGCAAAGTAGATAGAAGTGCGGCGTATGCAGCACGATATGTGGCGAAAAATCTTGTCGCAAGTGGCGTGTGTGATAAAGCGGTGGTGCAGGTAGCCTATGCGATTGGCGTGGTAGAGCCTGTATCAATCCTTGTAGATACGCAAGGCACAGGCAAGGTGGAAGATTCTGTGCTGACAGAATGCGTGAAAAAGGTCTTTAGACTTACACCTAAGGGCATTATAGAATCTTTAGATTTGCTACGCCCCATCTATCGCAAAACTGCGGCGTATGGACACTTTGGACGAGAGTTGCCGGAATTTTCTTGGGAGAAAACGGATAAAGTTGAAGAAATTAGAGAGTTTTGTGGAATGAAGTAG
- a CDS encoding tetratricopeptide repeat protein, producing the protein MRFVFFVMATFSVCFANILDSIRTEHPKNFSKETWEVHTQQCLNKNAESCKIVIEIGLKTLDECKAKNECSVIGEIFLYADSIKRAMSYFEKACDKKDMNGCYFIGLYKAQNNNFVEAMPYFEKACDKKHAPSCFMNANFYEHGKGVRQDYEKAATLYKKSCKLKYPNACFTLGNLHEAGKALAHNLSLAKEFYGKACDMGMQKGCDSYKELNQSGIPSLYQDKNVFD; encoded by the coding sequence ATGCGTTTTGTATTCTTTGTGATGGCTACATTTTCTGTGTGTTTTGCAAATATACTAGATTCCATACGCACAGAACACCCAAAGAATTTCAGCAAAGAGACTTGGGAAGTCCATACGCAACAATGCCTTAATAAAAATGCAGAATCATGTAAAATCGTCATTGAAATCGGCTTAAAAACCCTAGATGAATGCAAAGCAAAAAATGAATGTAGCGTGATAGGCGAAATATTTTTATATGCAGATTCTATAAAACGAGCAATGTCTTATTTTGAAAAAGCATGTGATAAAAAAGATATGAATGGTTGCTACTTTATCGGCTTATATAAAGCACAGAATAATAATTTTGTAGAGGCAATGCCATATTTTGAAAAAGCATGTGATAAAAAACACGCCCCATCATGTTTTATGAATGCCAACTTTTATGAGCATGGCAAAGGTGTAAGACAAGACTATGAAAAAGCCGCTACACTCTATAAAAAATCATGTAAATTAAAGTATCCTAATGCCTGTTTCACACTTGGCAACTTACATGAAGCAGGAAAAGCCTTAGCACATAATCTATCGCTTGCAAAAGAGTTTTATGGCAAGGCATGCGATATGGGTATGCAAAAAGGTTGTGATTCCTACAAAGAGCTCAATCAATCTGGAATCCCCTCACTTTATCAGGATAAAAATGTGTTTGATTAA